In Candidatus Tanganyikabacteria bacterium, the following are encoded in one genomic region:
- a CDS encoding LemA family protein, whose protein sequence is MDLQQWLLPGLAIILALFAIATFNSLVALRNQVKNAWHQIDIQLKRRHDLIPNLVDTVKGFMEYERETLDRVIQARAAALDAKGVKATAAAENALSRSLGNLLAVVENYPDLKSNQNVLQLQEELTSTENRVAFARQFYNDLVMKFNTAQQSFPANLVAGALGFQEAEHFEVDSAALQTAPRVDLSLK, encoded by the coding sequence ATGGACCTGCAGCAATGGCTCCTGCCGGGACTGGCGATAATCCTGGCCCTGTTCGCCATCGCGACGTTCAACAGCCTCGTCGCGCTGCGCAACCAGGTCAAGAACGCGTGGCACCAGATCGACATCCAGCTCAAGCGGCGCCACGACTTGATCCCCAACCTCGTCGACACGGTCAAGGGCTTCATGGAGTACGAGCGGGAAACTCTGGATCGCGTGATCCAGGCCCGCGCAGCGGCACTGGACGCCAAGGGCGTCAAGGCCACGGCCGCGGCCGAGAACGCCCTCTCCCGGTCCCTCGGCAACTTGCTCGCGGTGGTCGAGAATTACCCCGACCTCAAGAGCAACCAGAACGTGCTCCAACTCCAGGAAGAGCTCACGTCGACCGAGAATCGCGTGGCCTTCGCCCGGCAGTTCTACAACGACCTGGTGATGAAGTTCAACACGGCGCAGCAGAGCTTCCCGGCGAACCTGGTGGCCGGCGCCCTGGGCTTCCAGGAAGCCGAGCACTTCGAGGTCGATTCCGCCGCTCTCCAGACCGCGCCCCGGGTCGACCTCTCGTTGAAATGA
- a CDS encoding M48 family metallopeptidase, whose amino-acid sequence MDLYAQQRRNRYLTILLIGGLVAVFAGLGYLVDLYLAWEIGLAPGTMPTLAATGVSLVFSLGAAFTGYFHGDRLVLGATRARPLDPGNLEEKQFQNLVEEVCVAAGLPPPRLYVLPDDDPNAFATGRSPEHASIAVTEGLLRLLDREETMAVVAHELGHIRNLDIRTMTLVSVLLGAVALLSDMTLRSMRFTGRSAGRRRGGGLLVVVAMILGAVLAPLVARIAALAVSRTREYEADRSAAELTRNPAALASALRKLESQAAPTRVATNGAAHLFIVDPRVSKLNEREDPLANLLATHPPLRSRISRLDRLAYAGDAAGPEARPARGFKRAKTL is encoded by the coding sequence GTGGACCTCTACGCGCAGCAGCGCCGCAATCGCTACCTGACGATCCTGCTGATCGGCGGGCTCGTGGCCGTGTTCGCGGGCCTGGGGTATCTCGTGGACCTGTACCTGGCCTGGGAGATCGGGCTCGCGCCCGGCACCATGCCGACGCTTGCCGCCACCGGGGTTTCCCTGGTGTTCAGCCTGGGGGCCGCCTTCACGGGCTACTTCCACGGCGATCGCCTGGTGCTCGGCGCCACACGGGCCAGGCCCCTGGATCCCGGCAATCTCGAAGAGAAGCAGTTCCAGAACCTGGTCGAGGAAGTCTGTGTCGCCGCCGGACTGCCGCCTCCCAGGCTCTACGTCCTGCCGGACGACGACCCCAATGCGTTCGCCACCGGGCGTTCGCCCGAGCACGCCTCGATCGCCGTCACCGAGGGCCTCCTGAGGCTCCTCGACCGCGAGGAGACCATGGCCGTCGTGGCGCACGAACTGGGCCACATCCGCAACCTGGACATCCGCACCATGACGCTGGTGAGCGTCCTGCTGGGCGCGGTCGCGCTCCTGTCGGACATGACCCTGCGGTCGATGCGCTTCACGGGGCGGTCGGCGGGAAGGCGCCGCGGCGGCGGGTTGCTGGTGGTCGTCGCGATGATCCTCGGCGCCGTCCTGGCGCCCCTGGTGGCCCGGATCGCCGCGCTGGCGGTGTCTCGCACGCGCGAGTACGAGGCGGATCGTTCTGCGGCCGAACTCACGCGCAACCCGGCCGCCCTCGCCAGCGCGCTTCGCAAGCTGGAGAGCCAAGCCGCGCCGACGCGCGTGGCGACGAATGGCGCCGCCCATCTGTTCATCGTCGATCCGCGCGTGTCCAAACTCAACGAGCGCGAAGATCCTCTCGCCAACCTCCTGGCCACGCATCCGCCCCTGCGGAGCCGCATCTCCCGGCTCGATCGCCTGGCCTACGCCGGAGATGCTGCTGGCCCGGAGGCG